One window of the Pseudokineococcus lusitanus genome contains the following:
- a CDS encoding head decoration protein encodes MEGIAQTRTEYGSGNRRWLGDLHGLNSTEGGTLNGALFPAGTFPDGLVRSGTDLGRVTASGLLGPYDNAATDGRQTCVGHLVSDQVVTATSRNDAALLNHGAVVRTYLPTGSGHDAAAEADLPGIRYRNA; translated from the coding sequence GTGGAAGGCATCGCGCAGACGCGCACGGAGTACGGCAGCGGCAACCGCCGCTGGCTCGGGGACCTCCACGGTCTCAACAGCACCGAGGGCGGCACGCTCAACGGCGCCCTCTTCCCCGCCGGGACGTTCCCCGACGGGCTCGTCCGGTCGGGCACCGACCTCGGCCGGGTGACCGCGTCGGGGCTGCTCGGCCCGTACGACAACGCCGCCACCGACGGCCGCCAGACCTGCGTCGGGCACCTGGTCTCCGACCAGGTCGTCACGGCGACCTCGCGCAACGACGCGGCCCTGCTCAACCACGGCGCCGTCGTCCGCACGTACCTGCCCACCGGCTCCGGTCACGACGCGGCCGCCGAGGCCGACCTGCCCGGCATCCGCTACCGGAACGCCTGA
- a CDS encoding capsid assembly scaffolding protein Gp46 family protein: protein MSKRLTGIRTGLFLRLVEGEPGGEPAGGGAGSGGNPPAFEAVTSQEDFDRRIADRLRREREKFAGFDEIKRKADAYDAAEVEKQSDVEKANARAAAAEQRATEAEAKSLRLDVAAAKGVPAGLVPRLHGATREELEADADALLALLPPATGGGTGGTPPRPRPDSTQGSSTPARDNGSPERREQMYRALGRPVPSA, encoded by the coding sequence ATGAGCAAGCGACTCACCGGCATCCGCACTGGGCTGTTCCTGCGCCTGGTCGAGGGCGAGCCCGGCGGCGAGCCCGCCGGCGGCGGCGCGGGCAGCGGGGGCAACCCGCCGGCCTTCGAGGCCGTCACCTCGCAGGAGGACTTCGACCGGCGCATCGCCGACCGGCTCCGCCGCGAGCGGGAGAAGTTCGCCGGCTTCGACGAGATCAAGCGCAAGGCCGACGCGTACGACGCGGCCGAGGTCGAGAAGCAGTCCGACGTCGAGAAGGCGAACGCGCGCGCCGCGGCCGCCGAGCAGCGCGCCACCGAGGCCGAGGCCAAGTCGCTGCGCCTCGACGTCGCCGCGGCGAAGGGCGTCCCCGCGGGGCTCGTCCCGCGGCTGCACGGCGCCACCCGCGAGGAGCTCGAGGCTGACGCCGACGCGCTGCTCGCACTCCTGCCCCCCGCGACCGGTGGCGGCACCGGCGGCACGCCGCCGCGGCCGCGGCCGGACAGCACGCAGGGGTCGTCGACGCCCGCGCGCGACAACGGCTCCCCGGAGCGGCGCGAGCAGATGTACCGGGCCCTGGGGCGTCCCGTCCCCAGCGCCTGA
- a CDS encoding major capsid protein: MRIVTDLVDLQGLTVDIRALAFPENALERHLPTVVGETVDYRLAEAGRYNQATVVRAFDTPAPLISRPGVVETKGGLPAISAMDVITETDSIRARRLNGLSNADAFAPTVPGSAARTTQAVQNKYELLRGQALSTGGISIAENGVVQAVDFGVPTANKFVRPVAWTNTSADIVNDLVTWHQQFIDSSGGPAGEIVTSSRVFQQVLRSPSVRALFSPQPSVVTPDAARSILAAYGLPPIVTYDRRIEDAAGTLQRVIAEDRVVFLPGDGATVGQTQLGITAEAVELASRGVLEADLAPGLTAVTYVIENPVSTAVLTASIGLPVVQRPRSIVTATVL, encoded by the coding sequence ATGCGCATCGTCACCGACCTCGTCGACCTGCAGGGCCTCACGGTCGACATCCGCGCGCTCGCGTTCCCGGAGAACGCGCTCGAGCGGCACCTGCCCACCGTCGTCGGGGAGACCGTCGACTACCGCTTGGCCGAGGCCGGCCGGTACAACCAGGCGACCGTCGTCCGCGCCTTCGACACCCCCGCGCCGCTGATCAGCCGCCCGGGCGTCGTCGAGACGAAGGGTGGCCTGCCGGCCATCTCGGCCATGGACGTCATCACCGAGACCGACAGCATCCGCGCGCGGCGCCTCAACGGGCTCAGCAACGCGGACGCCTTCGCGCCCACGGTGCCCGGCTCGGCGGCCCGCACCACCCAGGCGGTGCAGAACAAGTACGAGCTGCTCCGCGGGCAGGCGCTGTCCACCGGCGGCATCTCCATCGCCGAGAACGGCGTCGTGCAGGCGGTCGACTTCGGTGTGCCGACGGCCAACAAGTTCGTCCGCCCCGTCGCCTGGACGAACACCTCCGCCGACATCGTCAACGACCTGGTCACCTGGCACCAGCAGTTCATCGACTCCTCCGGCGGCCCCGCCGGCGAGATCGTCACGAGCTCGCGGGTCTTCCAGCAGGTCCTGCGCAGCCCCTCGGTGCGGGCGCTGTTCTCCCCGCAGCCGTCGGTCGTCACCCCGGACGCCGCGCGCTCGATCCTCGCGGCCTACGGGCTCCCGCCGATCGTCACCTACGACCGGCGCATCGAGGACGCGGCGGGGACCCTGCAGCGGGTCATCGCCGAGGACCGGGTCGTCTTCCTGCCCGGCGACGGCGCCACCGTCGGCCAGACGCAGCTCGGCATCACCGCCGAGGCCGTCGAGCTGGCCTCGCGCGGCGTCCTCGAGGCCGACCTCGCCCCCGGCCTCACCGCGGTCACGTACGTCATCGAGAACCCGGTCAGCACCGCGGTCCTCACGGCGTCCATCGGCCTGCCGGTCGTCCAGCGTCCGCGCTCCATCGTCACCGCCACGGTCCTCTGA
- a CDS encoding phage portal protein — MPLSADETRDNLNALTGRLGREKSVLTRLDAYYEGTQRLEQMGIAVPPQLARFTTMVNWPRVTADSLNQRCGVRGFRLPGQTGTDGDLADVWQANDLDEESQQAHLDALVFGRSYAAVGTRHPDEPDADLPLVTVESPLCMTHDVDPRTRRVTRALRKVRSGDVELATLYLPDETIWLERSPRTRGWEEKDRDDHQLGVVPVVPLVNRPRLGNRYGVSEIADVISLTDAACRALTDAQLATEALAVPQKYVLGAAEKDFVDPQGRPVTKWESYFGAVWTLMNEKATVGSFPAADLKNFETIVNHYANLVSGVSGLPTRFYGQYTTNPPSEGSIVADETRLIQNAYRVHVQAGGFWESVMRLCMRLVYGEWDPDLKRMETLWRSPETPTRAQQADAVQKLATTVINGVPLVPLEMARESLGWSEADLARARELDDSGLERDPVMRATRALRDTTTAPAGDQPAVTA; from the coding sequence CGTGCTCACACGCCTGGACGCCTACTACGAGGGCACCCAGCGCCTCGAGCAGATGGGCATCGCCGTCCCGCCGCAGCTGGCCCGCTTCACCACGATGGTCAACTGGCCACGGGTGACGGCCGACAGCCTCAACCAGCGCTGCGGCGTCCGCGGCTTCCGCCTTCCCGGGCAGACCGGCACGGACGGTGACCTCGCCGACGTCTGGCAGGCCAACGACCTCGACGAGGAGTCCCAGCAGGCCCACCTCGACGCGCTCGTCTTCGGCCGCTCTTACGCCGCCGTCGGCACCCGCCACCCCGACGAGCCCGACGCCGACCTGCCGCTGGTCACCGTCGAGTCACCGCTGTGCATGACCCACGACGTCGACCCCCGCACGCGCCGCGTCACCCGGGCCCTGCGCAAGGTCCGCTCCGGCGACGTCGAGCTCGCCACGCTCTACCTGCCCGACGAGACCATCTGGCTCGAGCGCTCGCCCCGCACCCGAGGGTGGGAGGAGAAGGACCGCGACGACCACCAGCTCGGCGTCGTCCCCGTCGTCCCGCTGGTCAACCGCCCCCGGCTCGGCAACCGCTACGGCGTCTCCGAGATCGCCGACGTCATCAGCCTCACCGACGCCGCGTGCCGGGCACTGACCGACGCCCAGCTGGCCACCGAGGCGCTTGCCGTCCCGCAGAAGTACGTGCTCGGCGCAGCCGAGAAGGACTTCGTCGACCCGCAGGGCCGGCCGGTGACCAAGTGGGAGTCCTACTTCGGCGCCGTCTGGACGCTGATGAACGAGAAGGCGACCGTCGGCTCCTTTCCCGCGGCCGACCTCAAGAACTTCGAGACGATCGTCAACCACTACGCCAACCTCGTCTCGGGCGTCTCCGGGCTGCCGACCCGCTTCTACGGGCAGTACACGACCAACCCCCCGTCCGAGGGGTCGATCGTCGCCGACGAGACCCGCCTCATCCAGAACGCCTACCGCGTGCACGTCCAGGCCGGCGGCTTCTGGGAGAGCGTCATGCGGCTGTGCATGCGCCTGGTCTACGGCGAGTGGGACCCCGACCTCAAGCGGATGGAGACGCTCTGGCGCTCGCCGGAGACGCCCACCCGCGCTCAGCAGGCCGACGCGGTGCAGAAGCTCGCTACCACGGTCATCAACGGGGTGCCCCTGGTGCCGCTGGAGATGGCCCGCGAGAGCCTCGGCTGGTCCGAGGCCGACCTCGCCAGGGCCCGCGAGCTGGACGACAGCGGCCTCGAGCGCGACCCCGTCATGCGGGCGACGCGCGCGCTGAGGGACACCACCACGGCTCCGGCCGGTGACCAGCCCGCCGTGACCGCCTGA